In the Perca flavescens isolate YP-PL-M2 chromosome 10, PFLA_1.0, whole genome shotgun sequence genome, TCAATGAATTTCAACAAAAGGAGGGAATATCATTGCAAATGCAATTTTCATAGTAACAGTATACCGACAATTCCTCCTATATAGATGAGAAATACCATCGCAGGCCTCGAAATTGAAATAGACAAAAATAAGCGTATGACATATTAAATAGTACATCGGGCCCTCATCATTTATGATGTCATGCAGTGAATCCTACGACTGCAAACAGTAAAAACTTGAACTATAGAAAATACGCACTAAAGCAAAGAGATAAAGGAAAATATAAAATCTCCAGTAGAGAATAGACTTAACCTACACAGTACAACACAGTCCAAATGAATACATTGAACTACCAATTTTAAGTCAATAGTTCCACACAAGCAATCTGAAAATACCAATGTTTTCAATCTAAAATAGCATCGATGACCTCTCTATTAAAACAATTTAATCACTTGAAGGTTGTTACATGAAGACTGATGTGGAAGCAGCAACAGTCGCTTATATTAAACTGATTTATGATGAGGATTTATATTAAATAGTTTTGAGCAATGGAAATGTAAGAAGTTTAAATTTCATAGTTTGGAAGTGCATGCAgttcacatatacagtatgtcaacattgatgtattttggaaatacaaattaaatacattttaatacaatTTGTATGACATACGACTTGAAAGAAATTGCTATATCTGAGAAGAGTTTTGCAGTGCATAATTCTTACTAAATGACTTAACTGGCATGCTGtccatttttctttatttgggAAAACGGGAGCATGATCATTTATATCCAAAACCTCAACAGTTATTCTGTGCAGTTCCATCGGGTTTTCTAAAATCACCTCAAAGCTGAAGCTACACGGCGTTACTTCTCCACAAAGCTGCTCTCGGTCTATTCTCTCATTCACGACTAGAATCCCTTTGTCTGTCTTCAGCTCGGTGTAGTGAATGTTTTCTCCGGTCACGATACGGGCCCGCCCAGAACGGAGCCTTTTCAGATCCAAACCAAGGTCTTGAGCTACATTACCAATAACAGAGCCTTTCTTCATCTCCTCTGGTATATAACAACGAATCTGGCCACCTACCATGTTAATAACATGAAGCAGAAACATCAGCAGTCCTATTTGCCGTCGTAATCCATAAAAAAAGACCATATTTCGCACATGGTGAGAGATCCTCGAGTTGCCATCATGGCGACAAAGAATTAAAAAGAATCTGTATCCAGTTGATATGAGGGTAAAGCTGGTTCTGATATATCCGTTTGCTGTTTACAACTAAACACGTCTGCTATATCTGAGAAGAGTTTTGCAGTGCATAATTCTTACTAAAAGACTTAAACTAACTGGcatgctgtccatggtgctaaaAGTGAAAGTATATTGTTCAACTGTTATTTATGAATGGAAAGGaaaagatagaaagaaagacacaaaaaagcACAGAGGCCAAGCAAGATTACCCCAACTGACCTCTAGAGGAGAGTCTGGTTCATCCAGGATGCTCTTTTCACTCTGTATCCGCTGCATCGTCCCTGTAGAACTGGGGTCCATTATCAGCACGTTCTGACTACCAGCTCTGCCGAACTTACAGTCACTCTTTCTGGAGTCAGTCGTCCTGCACACCTCGTAATTATAGACGTGTTGGAGAGTCCCTGTCCCCAAAGTGTCTGAGTAACGTGGTGGATAATATGGAATCACAGGGAGATTGGAGTGATACAGGATGCGAGACTGTCTCCATctgtagattttcactgatATAATAACCACTAAACacgtgatgaagaggaaggaaactACAGCCAAAGCCAACACTAAGTAAAAAGTCAGGTTTTCATTGTACTCCTTGTCGTGTGTAAAGTCAGTGAACTCAGACAGCACTTCAGGGAAGCTGTCCGCCACCGCCACGTTAACAATGACTGTAGCTGAACGAGAGGGCTGCCCGTTGTCCTCCACTATAACAGTCAGTCTTTGTTTCACAGCATCTTTATCAGTGACTTGGCGGATAGTTCTTATTTCTCCATTATGTAAGCCCACTTCAAACAGCGCCCTGTCTGTGGCTTTCTGCAGTTTATAGGAGAGCCAGGCATTCTGTCCAGAGTCCACATCAACAGCCACCACTTTGGTGACCAGATAGCCCACATCTGCTGAACGAGGCACCATTTCAGCCACCAGAGAGCCACCAGTCTGGACTGGGTACAGAACCTGAGGAGGGTTGTCATTCTGGTCCTGGATCAGTATTTTTACTGTCACATTGCTACTGAGTGGAGGAGAGCCTCCATCCTGCGCTTTGACTACTATCTGAAGCTGTTTGATTTGCTCAAAATCAAAAGAACGAACCGCGCTAAGAACTCCAGTTTCAGAGTTTAAGGAAACATAAGTAGAAACTGGACTACCACTGATTTGGCTATCTTCTAAAAGATACGAAATTCTGGCGTTTTGATTCCAATCAGAGTCCCGCGCGCTGACCGCAAATATAGAAATTCCAGGGGAATTATTCTCTGTGATGTAAGCAGAATAGCTGCTTTTATCAAATAATGGTGCGTTGTCGTTTACGTCAGATATTTTAAGATGCATTTTTGTTGAGCTAGAAAGAGGCGGAGACCCCAAATCGGTGGCtgttattgttatattataatcTGAGACGGATTCTCTATCAAAATGTTGATCTGAGATCAAATTGTAATAGTTTGTTATAGATGACTCGATCTTAAAGGGAAGCTTGCCATCTATGGAACATTTTATTTGCCCATTATTGTCAGAATCTGCATCTTTTATGTTCAAAATAGCAATTGTCGTACCAGGAGGTGCATCCTCAGATACGGGGCTTGAAAATGACATAATATTTATAACTGGTGCATTGTCATTGACATCAGCAACATCTAATATAATTTTACTTGTCCCAGTTAGGCCACCCTGATCCTTTGCCTCGACTCTCACCtcatattttctgtctttttcataATCTATCTGACCAGACACAGAAACTGTGCCGGTGTTTTCATCAATAGTAAATATATTTCCTGCACTTCCTTTCATTTTAGACAAACTGTAAGTAATGAGTCCATTTGAACCACTGTCGGCGTCTGTAGCATTAACTGTAATGATAGTAGAGCCTTTTATGACGTTTTCCATTACAGATGCTTTATAGGCCGATTGGTTAAACAATGGAGCATTATCATTGACATCTAACACATTGACATCAATATTTACTGTACCAGATCTTTGTGGTGTTCCTCCGTCTACTGCGATTAGTTTTAAGGACAGATGGggatgtttctctctgtctaaaGACCTCTGGAGCACCATTTCAACATATTTACCTCCATCTGGATTTGCATGTTGCTTCAAAATGAAATTGTCGTTTGGTGATAAAATATAATCTTGCAACGCATTTTGCCCCACATCCAGATCATCTGCACTCTGCAGTGGAAACTGCACTccaactgcagctgattcacTGATTTCAAAACGGAtagttttttctttatttgggAAAACGGGAGCATGATCATTTATATCCAAAACCTCAACAGTTATTCTGTGTAGTTCCATCGGGTTTTCTAAAATCACCTCAAAGCTGAAGCTACATGGCGTTACGTCTCCACAAAGCTGCTCTCGGTCTATTCTCTCATTCACGACTAGAATCCCTTTGTCTGTCTTCAGCTCGGTGTAGTGAATGTTTTCTCCGGTCACGATACGGGCCCGACCAGAACGGAGCCTTTTCAGATCCAAACCAAGGTCTTGAGCTACATTACCAATAACAGAGCCTTTCTTCATCTCCTCTGGTATAGAATAACGAATCTGGCCACCTACCATGTTAACAACATGAAGCAGAAACATCAGCAGTCCTATTTGCCGTCGTAATCCATAAAAAAAAGACCATATTTCGCACATGGTGAGAGATCCTCGAGTTGCCATCATGGCgacaaagaattaaaaaaaaatctgtatccAGTTGATATGAGGGTAAAGCTGGTTCTGATATATCCGTTTGCTGTTTACAATTAAACACGTCTTCAATCTTTACATGCAAGTCTGCGAGACCATGGTCTCTCTTACGTGTAATAAACATCGACAAAATACAGATAGCCTTCTTCACTGTACTCGGGGGATGGACTGAATGACGACATAACACAGAATATTTACTGACCAACAGCGTCCCTTAGAGTCTAAAAGGGGAACATGGAATAGGGCCCTTAATGGTCTAAAGCAGACACACTGAATTCATCTTTACCTCGTGTGGAAATCACACTGGAATGTCAAGTatttacaaattaaaacatatttCTACTCAGGATGTTGTAAAAGGACAGATTCTGTTTAAAAGTAAGTCACAAAGGGACCTGTCAAAAATAAGGAAATTAAATCTAATTCTCAAACAATTCGCCAGCAGTGCACTGCAAAGAATAAACTGATTTGAAATAGAATACataaaattgttatttttatgtaa is a window encoding:
- the LOC114563259 gene encoding protocadherin gamma-A11-like; the protein is MMATRGSLTMCEIWSFFYGLRRQIGLLMFLLHVVNMVGGQIRYSIPEEMKKGSVIGNVAQDLGLDLKRLRSGRARIVTGENIHYTELKTDKGILVVNERIDREQLCGDVTPCSFSFEVILENPMELHRITVEVLDINDHAPVFPNKEKTIRFEISESAAVGVQFPLQSADDLDVGQNALQDYILSPNDNFILKQHANPDGGKYVEMVLQRSLDREKHPHLSLKLIAVDGGTPQRSGTVNIDVNVLDVNDNAPLFNQSAYKASVMENVIKGSTIITVNATDADSGSNGLITYSLSKMKGSAGNIFTIDENTGTVSVSGQIDYEKDRKYEVRVEAKDQGGLTGTSKIILDVADVNDNAPVINIMSFSSPVSEDAPPGTTIAILNIKDADSDNNGQIKCSIDGKLPFKIESSITNYYNLISDQHFDRESVSDYNITITATDLGSPPLSSSTKMHLKISDVNDNAPLFDKSSYSAYITENNSPGISIFAVSARDSDWNQNARISYLLEDSQISGSPVSTYVSLNSETGVLSAVRSFDFEQIKQLQIVVKAQDGGSPPLSSNVTVKILIQDQNDNPPQVLYPVQTGGSLVAEMVPRSADVGYLVTKVVAVDVDSGQNAWLSYKLQKATDRALFEVGLHNGEIRTIRQVTDKDAVKQRLTVIVEDNGQPSRSATVIVNVAVADSFPEVLSEFTDFTHDKEYNENLTFYLVLALAVVSFLFITCLVVIISVKIYRWRQSRILYHSNLPVIPYYPPRYSDTLGTGTLQHVYNYEVCRTTDSRKSDCKFGRAGSQNVLIMDPSSTGTMQRIQSEKSILDEPDSPLEI